A window of Melopsittacus undulatus isolate bMelUnd1 chromosome 2, bMelUnd1.mat.Z, whole genome shotgun sequence contains these coding sequences:
- the LOC101876223 gene encoding fibrinogen-like protein 1, with protein sequence MSVMMPWLLLLLLVSFGSPAPRFSEKDICLLDNNKLRQRSKQLQDLLFLYELQLKDILENTYHRTSSGLSSGNRSMQHMTLLPTTSGNLIVYDQDCSAVYDRKNTKNGYYRIRPRADREPFLVYCDMSDGGGWTVIQRRSNGKENFNRKWDDYKLGFGKFQGRNDEYWLGNDHIYDLLTRGENSLKIDLMDWHGERRYAVYENFQLANEQDNYRLWFGTYSGNAGDALSGGSNFEDQWSASHRGMQFTTSDKDHDRFLAGNCASENKGGWWFNRCHAVNLNGRYYRTGRYNGSHDDGLVWSTWRGVWYSLKYSAMKIRAPFFVDSESGDGENSQGS encoded by the exons ATGAGTGTGATGAtgccctggctgctgctcctgctgctggtcaGCTTTGGCTCACCCGCACCCAGGTTTTCG GAAAAAGATATCTGCCTCCTAGACAACAATAAATTAAGACAAAGGTCAAAACAGCTTCAAGACTTGCTTTTCTTATATGAACTACAACTGAAGGACATCCTGGAGAACACTTATCATAGAACAAGCAGTGGGCTGTCCTCAGGCAACAGGAGCATGCAGCATATGACGCTTTTACCCACAACCAGTGGAAATTTGATAGTCTACGACCAAG ATTGCTCTGCTGTGTATGATCGGAAGAACACCAAAAACGGCTACTACCGGATCAGGCCCAGAGCAGACAGAGAGCCGTTCCTGGTGTACTGTGACATGTCTGATGGCGGCGGCTGGACTGTCATCCAGCGGCGCAGTAATGGCAAGGAGAACTTCAACAG GAAATGGGATGATTACAAACTGGGATTTGGGAAATTCCAGGGCAGGAATGATGAATACTGGCTGGGCAATGACCACATCTATGACCTGCTCACTAGAG GAGAGAACTCATTAAAGATTGACCTGATGGACTGGCATGGGGAAAGACGTTATGCAGTCTATGAAAATTTCCAGCTTGCAAATGAGCAG GACAATTACAGGTTATGGTTTGGCACCTATTCTGGTAATGCTGGTGACGCTCTGTCTGGTGGGAGCAATTTTGAAGATCAGTGGTCAGCCTCTCACAGAGGGATGCAGTTCACCACATCTGACAAGGATCACGATCGATTCCTGGCAGGCAACTGTGCATCTGAGAACAAGGGCGGCTGGTGGTTTAACAG GTGCCATGCTGTGAACCTCAATGGCCGGTACTACAGAACAGGAAGGTACAATGGATCCCATGATGATGGCTTGGTTTGGTCTACATGGCGTGGGGTGTGGTACTCACTCAAATACTCTGCCATGAAAATCAGGGCTCCATTCTTTGTTGACAGTGAGAGTGGAGATGGTGAGAACAGTCAGGGCAGCTGA